A window from candidate division KSB1 bacterium encodes these proteins:
- a CDS encoding four helix bundle protein: MGAIISSSKRYDLEERTLQFAKKIIQLTKEIQLNLQNIEISKQLIRSTGSVGANYIEANEALGKKDFMMRIKICKKEAKESRYWLNLLETNSEISDKARQNLIQESTELMKIFGAILEKSK; this comes from the coding sequence ATGGGGGCTATTATCAGTTCTTCAAAGAGATATGATTTAGAGGAAAGAACGTTACAATTTGCTAAAAAAATAATTCAATTGACGAAAGAGATTCAATTAAATTTACAGAATATTGAGATTTCAAAACAACTCATTCGATCTACTGGTTCTGTTGGAGCAAATTACATTGAAGCAAATGAAGCATTAGGCAAAAAAGATTTTATGATGAGAATTAAGATTTGCAAAAAAGAAGCTAAAGAAAGCAGATATTGGTTAAACTTATTGGAAACAAATAGTGAAATCAGTGACAAAGCCAGGCAAAACCTAATTCAAGAGTCTACAGAATTAATGAAAATATTTGGGGCAATTTTAGAAAAGAGTAAGTAA
- a CDS encoding helix-turn-helix domain-containing protein, which produces MDDKLFDRLVESTKQAIEISEGKVKEFRSFTFELPEDIKTIRNDKLQMSQEKFAAMLGVSIRTLQEWEQGRRKPSGAAKSLLKIASFAPEVVLKALTQSTR; this is translated from the coding sequence ATGGACGATAAATTATTTGACCGACTCGTCGAAAGCACCAAGCAAGCTATAGAGATATCCGAAGGTAAAGTGAAAGAGTTTCGTTCTTTTACCTTTGAGTTGCCTGAAGATATAAAGACCATTCGAAATGATAAGTTGCAGATGAGTCAAGAAAAGTTTGCCGCCATGCTTGGCGTTTCTATAAGAACCTTGCAAGAATGGGAACAAGGACGCCGCAAGCCAAGTGGCGCTGCAAAATCCTTACTTAAAATTGCTTCATTTGCACCTGAGGTAGTCCTGAAAGCTCTTACACAATCTACTCGCTAA
- a CDS encoding SPOR domain-containing protein, translated as MKSLFILFISIFWGCASTQNAVQQNEQQDKNDTGIVEDFDPATLGDIEYVVEPKFGKEQKASGAERYLNPGENNQNPSVEEEIIKVPGFRIQVGSMTNQEDASEIVREAMLQFEDANVYLEFETPYYKIRVGDFEHRHDAEALQKKAVSLGYGDAWIIRTIIEKKSKSP; from the coding sequence GTGAAAAGTTTATTCATTTTATTTATATCTATTTTTTGGGGATGTGCATCTACCCAAAATGCCGTTCAACAGAATGAGCAACAAGATAAGAATGATACCGGCATTGTCGAAGATTTTGATCCGGCCACTTTGGGAGATATTGAATATGTTGTCGAGCCAAAATTTGGTAAAGAACAAAAAGCCTCTGGAGCCGAGCGTTATCTGAATCCCGGGGAAAATAACCAGAATCCTTCTGTTGAAGAAGAAATCATAAAAGTACCAGGATTCAGGATTCAGGTCGGATCAATGACCAATCAGGAAGATGCCTCAGAAATTGTGCGAGAGGCGATGCTACAGTTTGAAGATGCGAATGTCTATTTGGAATTTGAAACTCCATATTATAAAATTAGAGTAGGTGATTTCGAGCATCGCCACGACGCTGAAGCTCTGCAAAAAAAGGCAGTAAGTCTAGGATATGGTGATGCCTGGATTATTCGAACAATAATCGAAAAAAAAAGTAAATCTCCTTAG
- a CDS encoding electron transfer flavoprotein subunit alpha/FixB family protein, which yields MSGSVLAVLEQRDGKYRKSAYEVATAAVELGDKSGRDSLGLVIGSDCPEDAFSVGEYGLKKVFAAENDVCSHYIPEAYTQAVLAAIETAKPEIVLFSATSIGKDLAPRVAAKLSVGLATDCTAVDIVDGKLQAERPVYAGKAFVTVGFNASPQLASLRPNIFTPKKTNPGTAAEVEKLDFDPGEIRTIFKEFKKTGGEKVELSEADVIVSGGRGLKGPENFHLVEELAEALGAAVGSSRAVVDAGWRPHSEQVGQTGKTVSPNLYVAVGISGAIQHLAGMSSSKVIVAINKDKDAPIFSKADYGIVGDAFAIVPKLTEEIKKLKSN from the coding sequence ATGTCAGGTTCAGTACTAGCTGTTCTAGAACAACGTGATGGGAAATATCGGAAATCTGCATATGAGGTTGCGACTGCTGCTGTAGAATTAGGTGATAAATCGGGGAGGGATTCCCTTGGGTTAGTGATCGGATCTGATTGTCCGGAAGATGCATTTAGTGTTGGTGAATATGGACTGAAGAAGGTTTTTGCAGCCGAAAATGATGTATGTTCCCACTATATTCCGGAAGCTTACACCCAAGCAGTTTTAGCAGCTATTGAAACCGCGAAGCCGGAAATTGTGTTGTTTTCTGCCACGTCTATCGGAAAGGATTTGGCGCCAAGAGTTGCAGCTAAATTATCAGTCGGATTAGCGACCGATTGCACTGCCGTGGATATTGTTGATGGCAAACTCCAAGCCGAACGGCCGGTTTATGCCGGAAAAGCTTTTGTAACGGTTGGATTTAATGCTTCGCCACAATTGGCTTCTCTGCGTCCAAACATATTCACTCCCAAAAAAACCAATCCTGGTACTGCGGCAGAAGTTGAAAAATTAGATTTTGATCCTGGTGAGATTAGGACTATATTCAAAGAATTCAAAAAGACCGGTGGCGAAAAAGTGGAATTGTCTGAAGCTGATGTAATCGTTTCGGGTGGGCGTGGACTCAAGGGGCCAGAAAACTTTCATCTTGTCGAAGAGTTGGCGGAAGCTTTAGGCGCTGCGGTGGGATCTTCACGAGCCGTCGTCGATGCCGGATGGCGTCCCCATTCAGAACAAGTTGGTCAAACCGGAAAAACGGTTTCACCGAACTTGTATGTTGCGGTAGGTATCTCAGGCGCTATTCAACATTTGGCAGGTATGTCTTCTTCAAAAGTGATTGTAGCGATCAACAAAGACAAAGATGCTCCGATATTTTCTAAAGCAGATTATGGCATTGTTGGCGATGCTTTTGCGATCGTGCCGAAATTAACGGAAGAAATCAAAAAATTAAAATCAAATTAG
- a CDS encoding YebC/PmpR family DNA-binding transcriptional regulator: protein MSGHSKWSSIKHKKAKTDAVRGKIFTRLIKEITISAKIGGGDEAANSRLRTAIASARGANMPQANVEKAIKRGTGELPGVVYEEATYEGYGPGGAALFIQILTDNKNRTVAELRHLLGKYHGNLGESGSVAWIFEKKGIIQVSAESLQEDEVLMAALDGGAEDIKNEDNYFEIITSPDRLEETEKALEAASFPVESAEITLYPQNFVKIEGNQAGQMLKLMDALDDHEDVQNVYSNFDIDEKYIEELEQT from the coding sequence ATGTCGGGACACAGCAAATGGAGTTCAATTAAGCATAAAAAGGCTAAAACAGATGCTGTGCGGGGAAAAATTTTTACGCGTCTTATCAAAGAAATTACCATCTCCGCAAAGATTGGTGGAGGTGATGAAGCAGCAAATTCACGTTTGCGGACTGCCATTGCCTCAGCCCGCGGTGCAAATATGCCGCAAGCCAATGTAGAAAAAGCCATCAAGCGTGGAACCGGTGAATTGCCTGGAGTGGTTTACGAGGAAGCAACTTACGAGGGCTATGGGCCTGGCGGTGCTGCATTATTTATTCAAATTTTAACCGACAACAAAAACCGAACAGTTGCAGAACTAAGACATCTTCTTGGTAAATATCATGGTAACCTTGGAGAATCCGGGAGTGTTGCATGGATTTTCGAAAAAAAGGGTATTATTCAAGTTTCGGCGGAAAGTTTACAAGAAGATGAGGTCTTAATGGCAGCGTTAGATGGCGGCGCGGAAGATATAAAAAATGAAGATAATTATTTTGAAATCATAACCTCCCCGGATCGTCTTGAAGAAACCGAAAAAGCTTTGGAAGCAGCCTCATTCCCTGTTGAATCCGCCGAGATTACATTGTATCCGCAAAATTTCGTCAAGATTGAAGGTAATCAAGCTGGGCAGATGCTCAAATTGATGGATGCCTTGGATGATCATGAGGATGTGCAAAATGTTTATTCAAATTTCGATATCGATGAAAAATATATAGAAGAACTGGAACAAACCTGA
- a CDS encoding electron transfer flavoprotein subunit beta/FixA family protein, with amino-acid sequence MNIIILVKQTPDSTTKVKIGADGKTLDASAVKFIVNPFDEYAIEEALQIKERMGGEVTALCLGPEGAATALRSVLAMGVDKAIHIVAEDTVLDSHAVSLALAQALKKMPYDLILMGKQAIDDYNEQVGPRLSALLDVPCITYVAKAEIEEGKVTAHREVEGGVEVVECQLPAMLTVEKGINEPRYASLKGIMMAKKKPIETQSVDIEEVKLVTQTMAYPPERPPGKIVGEGIEAVPELVRLLNEEAKVI; translated from the coding sequence GTGAACATTATCATTCTTGTTAAGCAAACACCGGATTCTACAACCAAAGTAAAGATAGGTGCAGACGGCAAAACACTGGACGCATCCGCTGTGAAATTTATTGTGAATCCATTCGACGAATATGCCATCGAAGAGGCGCTGCAAATCAAGGAAAGAATGGGCGGAGAGGTGACTGCTCTATGCCTGGGACCCGAAGGCGCTGCTACCGCACTTCGTTCCGTGTTGGCCATGGGTGTGGATAAAGCTATCCATATTGTTGCAGAAGATACAGTGTTGGATTCGCATGCTGTTTCTCTTGCACTAGCCCAAGCGCTTAAGAAAATGCCATATGATCTGATCTTAATGGGAAAACAAGCCATCGACGATTATAACGAACAAGTTGGTCCAAGACTGTCTGCACTGTTGGATGTGCCATGTATCACTTATGTAGCCAAAGCCGAAATCGAAGAGGGTAAAGTCACCGCTCATCGTGAAGTAGAGGGTGGGGTTGAAGTAGTCGAGTGTCAATTGCCCGCAATGCTGACGGTTGAAAAAGGCATTAACGAGCCTCGTTATGCATCTTTAAAAGGGATCATGATGGCTAAGAAAAAGCCGATCGAAACCCAATCTGTGGATATAGAGGAAGTAAAGCTGGTTACTCAAACAATGGCATATCCACCTGAGAGGCCGCCGGGAAAAATTGTGGGTGAAGGCATTGAAGCGGTGCCGGAGTTGGTGCGGTTGTTAAATGAAGAAGCAAAAGTGATTTAA